A single genomic interval of Falco cherrug isolate bFalChe1 chromosome 8, bFalChe1.pri, whole genome shotgun sequence harbors:
- the S100B gene encoding protein S100-B isoform X1, translated as MRPVCAALRCGPAPGSAPRPPLPLVPRALPQGPGSPPPAIRRQRAPAAPRCCATAPPQREGHAVIMSELEKAMIAIIDAFHQYSGKEGDKHKLKKSELKELINNELTHFLGEIKDQETVDKVMEALDSDGDAECDFQEFVAFIAMVTAACHEFFEHE; from the exons ATGCGCCCTGTGTGCGCGGCCCTGCGCTgcggccccgcgcccggctcggccccccgccccccgctgcCATTGGTGCCGCGGGCGCTGCCGCAGGGCCCGGGCTCTCCGCCCCCGGCCATAAGAAGGCAGCgagccccggccgccccgcgctGCTGTGCCACGGCCCCGCCGCAGAGGGAG GGCCACGCTGTGATCATGTCTGAGCTGGAGAAAGCCATGATTGCCATCATTGATGCCTTTCACCAGTActcagggaaggagggagataAGCACAAGCTGAAGAAATCAGAACTGAAGGAACTCATTAACAACGAGTTGACCCATTTCCTTGGC GAGATCAAAGACCAGGAGACTGTGGACAAAGTCATGGAGGCACTGGACAGCGATGGGGATGCAGAGTGCGACTTCCAGGAGTTTGTAGCCTTCATTGCCATGGTCACCGCTGCTTGCCATGAGTTCTTTGAGCATGAGTGA
- the LOC129736593 gene encoding zinc finger protein 239-like → MGPAGPAGPAGRRAGGGRGLARGGGAERPHGCEQCGKAFAQAGALAKHRRVHTGEKPYRCPVCAKAFALSSGLVLHKRTHTGERPHACALCGKAFISSSHLALHLRSHTGERRYQCPVCGKLFLQSSHLVRHKAIHSGERPFKCEDCGKLFGRASHLATHRRVHTGERPFKCAQCEKAFTQKAGLVLHVRLHTGERPYRCDKCGKNFRSSAHLVSHQLLESGERNFKCAACGKAFKQASSLKQHLKTHEAREPHCCSVCGRAFSRSSYLQLHMRTHSGERPYHCLVCNRTYAKISTFEKHCKRHQQDEERPDVRPSAMTTRAKALAEKKKQEQKRQRRDDCLVQPQQADPKQQQVEKL, encoded by the coding sequence atggggccggcggggccggcggggccggcggggcggcgggcgggcggcgggcggggcttggcgcggggcggcggggcggagcggccGCACGGGTGCGAGCAGTGCGGGAAGGCCTTCGCGCAGGCCGGCGCCTTGGCCAAGCACCGGCGGGTGCACACCGGGGAGAAGCCGTACCGCTGCCCGGTGTGCGCCAAGGCCTTCGCGCTCTCCTCGGGGCTGGTGCTCCACAAGCGCACGCACACCGGGGAGCGGCCCCACGCCTGTGCGCTCTGCGGCAAGGCCTTCATCTCCTCCTCGCACCTCGCCCTCCACCTGCGCTCCCACACGGGCGAGAGGCGGTACCAGTGCCCCGTCTGCGGCAAGCTTTTCCTCCAGTCCTCCCACCTGGTGCGCCACAAGGCCATCCACAGCGGCGAGCGGCCTTTCAAGTGCGAGGACTGCGGCAAGCTCTTCGGGCGCGCCTCCCACCTGGCGACCCACCGCCGCGTGCACACGGGCGAGCGGCCGTTCAAGTGCGCACAGTGCGAGAAGGCCTTCACGCAGAAGGCCGGGCTGGTGCTCCACGTCCGCCTGCACACCGGCGAGCGGCCCTACCGGTGCGACAAGTGCGGGAAGAACTTCCGCTCCTCCGCCCACCTCGTCTCGCACCAGCTTCTGGAGTCAGGGGAGAGGAACTTCAAGTGCGCCGCCTGCGGGAAGGCCTTCAAGCAGGCGTCGTCCCTCAAGCAGCACCTGAAGACCCATGAGGCGCGCGAGCCTCACTGCTGCTCGGTCTGTGGCCGAGCCTTTTCCAGGTCCTCTTACCTCCAGCTTCACATGAGAACGCACAGCGGTGAGCGGCCGTACCACTGCTTGGTTTGCAACCGGACGTATGCCAAAATTTCAACCTTTgaaaaacattgtaaaaggcaCCAGCAGGATGAAGAGCGGCCTGATGTGAGGCCCAGCGCGATGACCACCAGGGCAAAAGCCCTGGCcgaaaagaaaaagcaggagcagaaacGGCAGCGCCGAGATGACTGCCTCGTGCAACCTCAGCAGGCTgacccaaagcagcagcaggtggaaAAGCTGTAA
- the S100B gene encoding protein S100-B isoform X2, with protein sequence MSELEKAMIAIIDAFHQYSGKEGDKHKLKKSELKELINNELTHFLGEIKDQETVDKVMEALDSDGDAECDFQEFVAFIAMVTAACHEFFEHE encoded by the exons ATGTCTGAGCTGGAGAAAGCCATGATTGCCATCATTGATGCCTTTCACCAGTActcagggaaggagggagataAGCACAAGCTGAAGAAATCAGAACTGAAGGAACTCATTAACAACGAGTTGACCCATTTCCTTGGC GAGATCAAAGACCAGGAGACTGTGGACAAAGTCATGGAGGCACTGGACAGCGATGGGGATGCAGAGTGCGACTTCCAGGAGTTTGTAGCCTTCATTGCCATGGTCACCGCTGCTTGCCATGAGTTCTTTGAGCATGAGTGA